The Geotalea uraniireducens Rf4 genome window below encodes:
- a CDS encoding filamentous haemagglutinin family protein, which translates to MVRRLIALVLVMETIVSPAVTLAGNLAGYYGKFALPQVAPTALPQVKPDATPVGIKGIAPDPTNPNKLIIQQNLPRAVVDWSSFNIGTDAWVHFDQQKNSSWAVLNRIHDKDPSQIYGKLTADGKVFLLNQNGILFGLGSQINVQSLTASSLNIKDDDFLNGILHFKAENYNGRTDNNGYDAVNNLPGAVSNHGSISAGNLGEAFLIGPNVENNGTIITPQGQAALVAGTDVELANDTSPDTTRSALFVRFNQDQNQNLREAVNLENGQILADNGVAGMYGGVVRQQGLIRSVTAFKRNGQIELFASDRVVTGEKSQTITPLPDSEADAKEKFNEQTPLQGGQITVSGLQVNDPQLPNVFHQGAVNVIEHHGTMEAPSGRITLNASNRVYLDNGSTTSVSGLWNDMDAKDRQLSVQFSSVVLKDEQQQKYGPLKGKTITIDTLTGSAIGDISGALYGLDRTARQRSTAGGKITINAASGDTIVREGATVAFAGGGFRYRAGSVESTKLVSGLTIYDISKAPGNITYDRVLGSTASSFSNATPVYVEGSNAGSLLVNARQVVLDGKLDGSVQRGLYQTKNAEPTNSQGNVKARGWVEPVGGTLTIGTSPGDDSNVKSKDLTLTSVAMKADTTMLDNTFTADTQLDHLHPSELSTNKLGTAGLSLLNIYTNGSFILEKDAGLELRPASYLNADGTKGTSGLSVVARRIEIDGDITVPGGNVTLKTMDNKTTFDSDNPDHPLVSKIYLADGSRISVAGERVDNYPANGAAGDMPRIAHTGGGVIDIKDKTDSGLGVTIREGAVVDVSGGYLIDQKGKVTGGNAGTLTLQGSTLVADGDLRGYALPGMKGGTISMHAGEVAVTPAADPDLQSLQRNLQSGDTTLPVDIQGKLTFAGNRLANTGFTNIELKSKDDLTILNGIDLAPSKTRLAMPTPGMAVDTAGTELTTRPADGELFPGGLALADYLGTTSLSLTANARFEGTRDDDAQGNMVNEPNPKAKLTVAPGATIETIAPNGMISLTAPNVVVHGTLNAPAGRITVTANEGDLEIKGKLLADGFAKPYLSTLAGKADTGYLPLSGGTISLDASKGDLNLSSGSLVSVAGIAPVKTFVTAVNGMRTSTLMAGAPGEVILAAVGDLRLDGKLIGSAGSKEGIKGGGLSITSRDSVNPLSLSADQIKGFTDDGFDAFTFTSLNGLNFTGFDVSKYSKGLSISRSLTLDAPKITGSGKDAVYFIAPWIRLIDSNPSTVPVTTGAAETATLNLTGDWLDVEGKIALDGFAATNLNAKHDLRLADSASGTVWNGSLAVPGDLTIKAERIYPMMHPFDAASPAQGMVSSDFTINVEGKFTTLAAPVVSTPVYSAGGSLTINAKKGIEHNGFIAAPLGTISLNNAPAYAATSRVYLAPGSTLTTAGTAPVAYGFVDADGVMRFMDKKSGLESKGTIVTAAPEKSITINGKEVIVREQATIDVSGGGSVYATTFMPGIEGTVNPITAKGILNNQKTRPDRYVIVPDNSVQLPGFTYTYTDVDGKVKSKPFCAVHLAAIRLSDGSYLNEGTYSLLPEQYAFLPGALILTDLGSTVMPGRQFVTTEGYPVAAGYETVVGTGISSPVFKGYAVRSAADVLREGNFTPGAYLTGDVATKPSATEFSGGDAGTITLLGGTTILNGTLKADAVAGSSGGVVDLSGKNVTVQADTVPLDKGFNFASPVPAGLAGTLQLAASTLGKGLKEVRLGSIDAANTANSTVTVTVKQGTTLEAETVTLTAKDAITIEKDAQVKAKITGTPASTADGGGTVNLVSQNKIVVEAGGQVQATDTVSLETKQVELQGDSPLVADNGKLILKGDKLSFVAEDYKSGSSATAFYLTDALWKRLTVASERNTHPFTDVTLKSSDITFYGDFTESATKALTIDAGRIAKTGGTGAVSLTAPVITLLNSGAKYTGAASAATGQLSLTATDSMTIGKGDGMLDGFSKVDLKSTNDMTLKGVGSLTTNGADLNMTTARLTAAPNVEWGTVTDANGALLAPTYQAANFKIDAGSGTFTLASSGAQAGQDTALGGAIHITAGSIESSGLIDLPAGRVKLEATGTGTDDGIKLRSGAAIRARGHDYKPNADGTTDSESAGRIELRSAGVMTLEKDAKIDVSAPGAGDAGTVAIIADKREADLSGELLGMSNGGKGGSLTLDTCQLATFSALNDKVAAGGFTEELNIRSRNGDVTVAADDRVKAHLFRVAADAGNVTVAGTVDASGNQGGTVALNAGKDLSLSGTIGAQATAANGTGGDVSLGTAGGVLNLAGGSIDVSGAGKGGSVSLRAPAAAFDSSRVNTSNLNVTVKGASSKTAEAVQVVNPQNAGTITSDDLTSWNTAIAALMESQTVSAGQFDLRPGIEVRSSGSLTLNTPWDLTFWRFGAAGQPGVLTLRAAGNLNINNSLTDSPTAKSALPGTNGGAASWGIRLVAGADLNAADPMAVKPDKGILTIADKQSVYSEKAPVSFASGGNTVIGTISASSMINNDLKYNIGTYGGTIQGNVEGDLVMNKSGVIQSATGDIAISVTRDFNLFEPGGLLGSIRTTGEQTTPAGNYWDYAGGGDISLTAGRDIKGGVAPAAWYYMNKVGIGTTAQYFLSASFKINGKNEPVRGLATMAGGTLEVISGGDFNSQAGTFGSGDLLLHTGGNLNGRFLTRQGNAELRSLGNFGTAQTTDSYGRLSTPVETVIEAFATKADVSAQGNVTLGSVVNPTVVINNGGNDYRWNLLYSSDSKVRLHAKNGDVAISGLTSGNYYSIFNALWKARILPPTLEIAAGRNINLGNNLALAPSAQGGLTLIAGGDIRGVNHGDTGNTKISMSDIDPETVYNAHTNTNPDAIPKESTFFDSHSHNTDPEWESERQQHPSPITITAGGDIKNLQLFLPKQAQISAGRDVRDIYLVGQNHSASDMTAIQAGRDIFFSSLSGSDNSSTGIELGGSGTLLVQAGHNIDLGTTRGLQTYGGAFNQNLGAKGSDLLIAAGFADVTGQFDSMKNTAVEIQQLKAQANFEKEHDNLEKFEELYAAADQRLADERTAVAAYYALNADPANDGGNINMTSSQISTNSGADDIYILAREAVNVGKSTINLDKKKKEENLKNTGIFTAKGGNINIYAGGDVNVNEARVMTFDGGDINVWSEKGSINAGRGSKAAISADPPKLVLKDGTGALDPEGKIPAEYMLVFSPPAVGSGIRTLSYTPGTQQGDVNLSATKGSIDAGEAGIAGGIVVVDTPNLVNAGNIAASVGSVVGATAADSGVSIGALAGAGGLADSGKMIEQTNSLGAGKDKTAASGNQAVEDFVAKWLDVKVISFDSSFDDADDKRDTENKQQ; encoded by the coding sequence ATGGTTCGGAGGCTCATCGCCCTCGTCCTGGTCATGGAAACCATCGTTTCCCCGGCCGTTACGCTGGCAGGAAATCTTGCCGGCTATTACGGCAAGTTTGCGCTGCCACAGGTAGCGCCGACTGCCTTGCCGCAGGTGAAACCTGACGCAACGCCGGTTGGCATCAAGGGGATAGCACCGGACCCGACCAATCCTAACAAACTGATCATCCAGCAGAACCTGCCTCGGGCTGTGGTCGACTGGAGTAGCTTCAATATCGGGACGGATGCCTGGGTCCACTTCGACCAGCAGAAGAATAGCAGCTGGGCGGTGCTCAACCGGATCCACGATAAGGACCCAAGCCAGATCTACGGCAAGCTTACCGCTGATGGCAAGGTATTCCTGCTTAATCAAAACGGCATCCTGTTCGGCCTTGGCTCGCAGATAAACGTCCAATCCCTGACCGCCTCGTCGCTGAACATCAAGGATGACGATTTCCTGAACGGCATCCTGCACTTCAAGGCGGAGAACTACAACGGCCGAACCGACAACAATGGCTATGATGCGGTGAACAATCTCCCCGGCGCGGTTTCCAACCATGGCAGCATCTCTGCCGGCAACCTCGGCGAGGCCTTTCTCATCGGTCCGAACGTGGAAAACAACGGCACGATTATCACCCCCCAGGGACAGGCCGCCCTGGTGGCCGGCACCGATGTGGAGCTTGCCAACGATACCTCGCCCGATACCACCAGAAGTGCTCTGTTTGTCAGGTTCAACCAGGATCAGAACCAGAATCTCAGGGAAGCGGTAAACCTGGAGAACGGACAGATTTTGGCTGACAACGGAGTGGCAGGAATGTACGGCGGGGTCGTGCGGCAACAGGGTCTGATCCGAAGCGTGACCGCATTCAAGCGGAACGGACAGATCGAACTCTTTGCCAGTGACCGGGTCGTAACCGGAGAGAAGAGCCAGACCATTACCCCCCTGCCTGACTCCGAAGCGGACGCCAAGGAAAAGTTCAACGAGCAGACACCCTTACAGGGGGGGCAAATCACCGTTTCCGGCCTTCAGGTCAATGACCCGCAGTTGCCGAACGTCTTCCACCAGGGTGCTGTCAACGTCATAGAACACCACGGGACGATGGAGGCGCCGAGCGGGCGGATAACCCTCAACGCCAGCAACCGGGTATACCTGGACAACGGGAGCACTACCTCGGTCAGCGGCCTCTGGAACGACATGGACGCCAAGGACCGGCAGCTTTCGGTGCAATTCAGCAGCGTGGTCCTGAAGGATGAGCAGCAACAGAAATATGGGCCGCTCAAGGGAAAAACGATCACCATCGACACCCTGACCGGTTCGGCAATCGGCGATATATCGGGAGCTCTCTATGGGCTGGACCGGACTGCCCGCCAGCGGAGCACGGCGGGTGGAAAAATCACGATCAATGCCGCGTCGGGAGATACTATCGTCAGGGAAGGTGCGACCGTTGCCTTTGCCGGTGGCGGGTTCCGTTATCGGGCGGGGAGCGTGGAAAGCACCAAGCTCGTCTCCGGTTTGACCATTTACGATATCAGCAAGGCGCCGGGAAACATCACCTATGACCGGGTCCTCGGCTCGACCGCGTCGTCATTTTCAAATGCAACCCCTGTATACGTGGAGGGGAGCAACGCCGGCAGTCTGTTGGTAAATGCCCGGCAGGTAGTCCTGGACGGGAAGCTGGACGGTTCGGTGCAACGCGGATTGTACCAGACCAAGAATGCGGAACCGACCAACAGTCAGGGGAACGTGAAGGCGCGGGGGTGGGTCGAACCGGTCGGTGGTACACTCACCATCGGCACGAGCCCCGGAGATGACAGCAATGTGAAATCGAAGGATCTGACGCTCACCAGCGTGGCGATGAAAGCCGACACAACCATGCTGGATAATACCTTCACCGCAGATACTCAGCTTGACCATCTCCATCCGAGCGAACTTTCCACAAACAAGCTGGGCACGGCCGGTTTGAGCCTGCTCAATATCTACACCAACGGCAGCTTCATATTGGAAAAAGATGCCGGCCTGGAGCTGCGGCCCGCGTCGTACCTGAATGCCGATGGGACCAAGGGTACCTCCGGCTTGAGCGTGGTTGCCCGGAGGATCGAGATTGACGGTGACATCACTGTTCCCGGCGGGAATGTGACCCTGAAGACGATGGACAATAAGACCACGTTTGACTCGGACAATCCCGACCATCCCCTCGTGTCGAAAATCTACCTGGCTGACGGGAGTCGGATTTCCGTTGCCGGGGAAAGGGTTGACAATTATCCCGCCAACGGCGCAGCTGGCGATATGCCCCGCATCGCCCACACGGGGGGCGGGGTTATCGATATCAAGGACAAGACGGACAGCGGCCTCGGGGTGACCATCAGAGAGGGCGCAGTAGTGGATGTGAGCGGCGGCTATCTGATCGACCAGAAGGGAAAGGTTACTGGCGGTAATGCCGGCACGCTCACGTTGCAGGGCTCGACCCTGGTGGCGGACGGCGACCTGCGTGGATACGCTCTGCCGGGGATGAAAGGCGGAACAATTTCTATGCATGCCGGCGAGGTGGCGGTAACACCGGCTGCTGACCCGGATCTGCAGTCATTGCAGCGGAATCTCCAGTCCGGCGACACAACCCTGCCTGTTGACATCCAGGGGAAACTGACCTTTGCCGGCAACCGGTTGGCCAACACCGGCTTCACGAATATCGAGCTGAAAAGCAAGGACGATCTGACCATCTTGAACGGGATCGACCTCGCTCCATCAAAAACCAGGCTGGCCATGCCGACACCCGGCATGGCCGTTGATACCGCCGGTACCGAACTCACGACGAGGCCTGCCGATGGTGAACTCTTCCCCGGCGGGCTTGCACTGGCGGATTACCTGGGGACAACCTCCCTGTCGTTAACGGCCAATGCCAGGTTTGAAGGTACAAGAGATGACGACGCGCAGGGAAACATGGTCAATGAGCCAAACCCAAAAGCCAAATTGACCGTAGCGCCGGGCGCGACCATTGAGACCATAGCCCCTAACGGTATGATATCTCTGACAGCGCCGAATGTGGTTGTGCATGGCACCCTCAATGCGCCGGCAGGTCGGATCACGGTGACGGCAAATGAGGGTGACCTTGAGATTAAAGGAAAGCTGCTGGCTGATGGATTCGCCAAGCCCTATCTTTCTACGTTGGCCGGCAAAGCCGATACAGGATACCTCCCACTCTCAGGTGGCACCATTTCCCTCGATGCAAGCAAGGGCGACCTGAATCTTTCCTCCGGCTCGCTGGTGAGCGTTGCCGGCATAGCACCGGTAAAAACTTTTGTTACCGCTGTCAACGGGATGCGGACCTCCACGTTAATGGCGGGTGCCCCGGGAGAGGTCATTCTGGCCGCCGTGGGTGACCTGAGGCTCGACGGAAAGTTGATCGGCAGCGCCGGCAGCAAGGAGGGAATCAAAGGGGGGGGGCTGAGTATAACCAGCAGGGATAGCGTCAACCCCCTCTCCCTGTCCGCCGACCAGATCAAGGGGTTCACGGACGACGGGTTCGATGCCTTCACCTTTACCAGCTTGAATGGCCTAAATTTTACCGGCTTTGACGTTTCAAAGTACAGCAAGGGGCTGTCCATCAGCAGAAGCCTGACTCTGGATGCGCCCAAAATCACCGGTTCCGGCAAGGATGCAGTTTATTTCATTGCGCCCTGGATCAGGCTGATCGACAGCAATCCTTCCACAGTCCCTGTAACCACCGGCGCTGCGGAAACGGCGACGCTGAACCTGACCGGCGATTGGCTGGATGTCGAAGGGAAAATCGCCCTTGATGGTTTTGCCGCCACCAATCTGAATGCGAAGCATGATCTTAGACTGGCCGATTCTGCATCAGGTACTGTCTGGAACGGGTCACTGGCGGTGCCGGGGGACCTGACCATCAAGGCTGAGCGGATCTATCCGATGATGCATCCATTTGACGCGGCTAGTCCGGCGCAGGGGATGGTCAGCTCTGATTTCACCATCAACGTGGAAGGGAAGTTCACCACCCTGGCGGCGCCTGTTGTTTCCACTCCGGTCTACTCAGCAGGGGGCAGCCTCACCATCAATGCCAAAAAAGGCATCGAGCACAATGGTTTCATTGCCGCCCCGCTCGGGACGATCTCCTTGAACAATGCCCCCGCCTATGCCGCCACGAGTCGCGTATACCTGGCGCCGGGGAGCACATTGACCACTGCCGGCACTGCGCCGGTGGCGTACGGCTTTGTCGATGCCGACGGGGTCATGCGATTCATGGACAAGAAGTCGGGCCTCGAATCAAAGGGGACAATCGTGACTGCGGCCCCGGAAAAGTCTATCACCATCAACGGCAAAGAGGTGATTGTCAGGGAGCAGGCGACGATCGACGTGTCCGGCGGCGGTTCCGTTTACGCAACCACGTTCATGCCCGGTATCGAGGGGACGGTGAATCCGATCACTGCTAAAGGGATTCTGAACAATCAGAAAACTCGCCCTGACCGCTATGTCATTGTTCCGGACAATTCGGTGCAGCTGCCCGGCTTCACTTACACCTATACGGACGTGGACGGGAAGGTAAAGAGCAAGCCCTTCTGCGCCGTTCACCTGGCGGCAATCCGTCTGAGTGACGGCAGCTATCTAAACGAGGGGACCTATTCACTTCTCCCCGAGCAGTACGCTTTTCTGCCGGGGGCGCTGATCCTGACAGACCTGGGAAGCACGGTGATGCCGGGTAGACAATTCGTTACCACCGAAGGGTATCCGGTGGCCGCCGGTTATGAGACGGTCGTGGGGACTGGCATCAGTTCGCCGGTTTTCAAGGGGTATGCGGTGCGCAGTGCTGCGGACGTGCTCAGGGAGGGTAATTTCACGCCGGGGGCGTACCTGACGGGCGATGTAGCAACAAAACCATCTGCCACCGAGTTCAGCGGCGGCGATGCGGGCACGATAACCCTGCTGGGGGGCACCACGATCCTCAACGGGACCCTGAAGGCGGACGCCGTTGCCGGGTCCAGCGGCGGGGTGGTAGACCTGAGCGGCAAAAACGTGACGGTCCAGGCAGATACGGTTCCCCTGGACAAGGGCTTCAATTTCGCGAGCCCGGTTCCTGCCGGATTGGCTGGAACGCTCCAACTGGCCGCCTCGACCCTGGGAAAAGGGCTGAAAGAGGTCAGGCTCGGCTCGATTGATGCCGCAAATACCGCGAACTCGACCGTGACGGTTACGGTGAAGCAGGGGACGACCCTGGAAGCGGAGACGGTAACCCTGACTGCGAAAGACGCCATTACCATCGAAAAAGACGCACAGGTCAAAGCCAAGATAACGGGGACACCGGCGTCAACGGCAGATGGCGGCGGGACCGTCAATCTGGTCAGTCAGAACAAAATTGTCGTGGAGGCGGGGGGGCAGGTCCAGGCTACCGATACGGTGAGCCTTGAGACGAAGCAGGTTGAGCTGCAGGGGGACTCGCCCCTGGTTGCAGACAACGGCAAGCTTATTCTCAAGGGGGACAAGCTCTCCTTTGTGGCTGAGGACTATAAGTCCGGCAGCTCAGCCACTGCGTTCTACCTTACCGATGCACTCTGGAAGCGGCTCACCGTTGCAAGCGAAAGAAACACACACCCTTTTACCGACGTTACCTTGAAAAGCTCGGATATAACATTCTACGGGGATTTCACCGAGTCAGCGACCAAGGCTTTGACCATCGATGCCGGGCGGATCGCCAAGACGGGGGGCACCGGAGCTGTTTCCCTTACCGCACCGGTAATCACCCTGCTCAACAGCGGCGCGAAGTATACCGGCGCAGCATCAGCCGCCACCGGCCAGCTTAGCCTTACCGCCACGGACAGCATGACCATCGGCAAGGGTGATGGCATGCTCGACGGCTTCAGCAAAGTTGACCTTAAAAGCACGAACGATATGACCCTGAAAGGGGTTGGCTCGCTAACGACCAACGGCGCTGACCTGAACATGACAACAGCCAGGCTGACGGCGGCCCCAAATGTGGAGTGGGGTACAGTCACCGATGCCAACGGCGCGCTTCTCGCCCCCACCTACCAGGCGGCCAATTTCAAGATAGATGCAGGTTCCGGGACGTTTACGCTCGCCTCAAGCGGTGCCCAGGCAGGGCAGGATACGGCGCTTGGCGGCGCCATCCACATCACTGCCGGGAGCATAGAGAGCAGCGGTCTCATCGACCTCCCCGCCGGCCGGGTGAAACTGGAGGCGACCGGGACCGGGACCGATGACGGGATCAAACTCCGGAGCGGCGCCGCGATCCGGGCGAGGGGGCATGATTACAAACCGAATGCCGACGGAACCACGGACAGTGAATCTGCCGGGCGGATTGAACTCCGTTCCGCCGGGGTCATGACCCTTGAAAAGGACGCAAAAATTGACGTTTCCGCGCCGGGAGCAGGCGATGCCGGCACTGTCGCAATCATTGCGGATAAGCGGGAAGCAGACCTGAGCGGCGAATTGCTAGGCATGAGCAACGGTGGCAAAGGTGGCTCCCTTACCCTCGATACCTGCCAGTTGGCAACTTTTTCCGCCCTCAACGACAAGGTGGCGGCAGGGGGCTTCACCGAAGAGTTGAACATCCGCAGCCGTAACGGGGATGTGACGGTTGCCGCGGATGACAGGGTGAAGGCCCATCTCTTCAGGGTGGCGGCTGATGCCGGTAACGTCACCGTTGCCGGAACAGTCGATGCCTCGGGGAACCAGGGAGGGACCGTGGCGCTGAATGCGGGGAAGGATTTATCGCTCAGCGGCACTATAGGGGCACAGGCTACGGCAGCAAACGGTACCGGCGGCGACGTGTCCCTCGGTACAGCCGGCGGGGTCCTGAACCTGGCCGGAGGATCGATAGATGTAAGCGGGGCGGGTAAAGGAGGGAGCGTATCTTTACGGGCGCCTGCAGCCGCCTTTGACAGCAGCCGCGTCAATACCAGCAACCTGAACGTCACCGTCAAGGGAGCGTCGAGCAAAACGGCAGAGGCCGTACAGGTCGTCAATCCGCAGAATGCCGGCACCATTACCTCAGACGACCTGACCAGCTGGAACACCGCCATTGCGGCCTTGATGGAAAGTCAGACGGTCAGCGCCGGCCAGTTTGATCTCCGTCCCGGCATCGAGGTGCGAAGCAGTGGCTCCCTCACCCTGAACACGCCATGGGATCTTACCTTCTGGCGCTTTGGAGCAGCAGGCCAGCCGGGAGTCCTGACCTTGCGTGCGGCGGGAAACCTGAACATCAACAATTCCCTGACGGATTCACCCACGGCCAAGAGCGCACTCCCGGGAACCAACGGCGGCGCCGCTTCCTGGGGGATCAGGCTCGTGGCCGGCGCTGATCTGAATGCCGCAGATCCCATGGCGGTCAAGCCGGACAAAGGGATCTTGACGATCGCAGACAAGCAGTCGGTTTATAGTGAGAAGGCGCCCGTCAGTTTTGCATCGGGCGGCAATACCGTCATCGGCACCATTTCCGCAAGTTCTATGATCAATAATGACCTGAAATATAACATAGGCACCTATGGCGGCACCATCCAGGGTAATGTGGAAGGGGACCTGGTGATGAACAAGAGTGGGGTAATTCAGTCGGCGACCGGAGATATTGCAATCAGTGTCACCCGCGACTTCAACCTGTTTGAGCCTGGCGGCCTCTTGGGTTCCATCCGTACCACCGGCGAGCAGACCACGCCTGCCGGCAACTACTGGGACTATGCCGGCGGAGGCGACATCTCCTTGACTGCGGGAAGAGACATCAAGGGGGGCGTGGCGCCGGCTGCCTGGTATTACATGAACAAAGTGGGGATTGGGACTACTGCGCAGTATTTCCTGAGTGCCTCTTTCAAAATAAACGGGAAAAATGAGCCTGTGCGCGGATTGGCGACAATGGCCGGCGGCACACTTGAAGTGATTAGTGGCGGAGATTTCAACTCCCAGGCGGGGACCTTCGGCAGTGGTGATTTGCTGCTCCATACGGGTGGCAACCTGAATGGACGCTTTCTGACCAGGCAGGGAAATGCCGAGCTGCGTAGTCTCGGCAACTTCGGCACAGCGCAGACCACTGACAGTTATGGCAGACTAAGCACTCCTGTGGAAACGGTCATAGAGGCCTTTGCCACGAAAGCTGATGTGTCGGCCCAAGGGAACGTCACCCTTGGCTCGGTAGTCAACCCAACCGTTGTTATTAATAACGGCGGCAACGACTATAGGTGGAATCTCCTTTACAGCAGCGACTCCAAGGTTCGGTTGCATGCCAAGAACGGTGACGTGGCCATTTCCGGACTTACTTCCGGCAACTATTACTCTATTTTCAATGCTCTTTGGAAGGCGCGGATACTCCCCCCGACATTGGAGATTGCAGCCGGCCGTAATATCAACCTGGGCAATAATCTGGCATTGGCCCCTTCGGCACAGGGGGGACTCACACTGATTGCAGGTGGGGACATCCGCGGCGTGAATCACGGAGATACAGGCAACACCAAAATCTCCATGTCGGACATTGACCCCGAGACAGTTTACAACGCCCATACAAATACCAATCCAGACGCTATTCCGAAAGAATCCACTTTTTTCGATTCCCACTCGCACAACACCGATCCTGAATGGGAGTCAGAGCGTCAGCAGCACCCATCTCCCATCACGATCACGGCGGGCGGTGACATCAAGAACCTGCAACTCTTCCTTCCGAAACAGGCGCAAATCAGCGCCGGCCGGGACGTACGGGACATATATCTTGTCGGCCAGAACCACTCGGCGAGCGATATGACGGCCATCCAGGCGGGCCGGGATATTTTCTTCAGCTCCCTTTCGGGGAGCGACAACAGCAGCACAGGCATCGAGCTGGGCGGTTCGGGCACACTTTTGGTCCAGGCCGGTCACAACATCGATCTCGGCACCACCAGGGGCCTCCAGACCTATGGCGGGGCCTTTAATCAGAACCTGGGTGCGAAGGGGAGCGATCTCCTTATTGCGGCGGGTTTTGCTGATGTAACAGGTCAATTCGACAGTATGAAAAATACCGCTGTTGAAATTCAACAACTCAAGGCGCAAGCGAATTTCGAGAAAGAACACGACAATCTGGAAAAATTTGAAGAACTTTATGCTGCGGCAGATCAGCGGCTTGCCGATGAACGAACGGCAGTTGCCGCCTATTATGCCCTGAACGCAGATCCGGCAAATGACGGCGGCAATATCAATATGACCTCCTCCCAGATCAGCACCAATTCCGGGGCTGACGACATTTACATCCTGGCGCGGGAGGCGGTTAATGTGGGGAAGAGCACCATCAATCTGGATAAAAAGAAAAAGGAAGAGAATCTGAAAAACACAGGG
- a CDS encoding ShlB/FhaC/HecB family hemolysin secretion/activation protein codes for MIGYSNKKAEIHPRTVGLILVLCILILLFFAYKVQAAEPAPAQEQEAVFEISYIVIEGNTIFQRERLDELMKGSLGPGKTSADVEKARDVLEKFYHDEGYPTVLVNIPEQSVDGGVIRLQVIESKIGKVAVNGNRYFSTEMILKRIPSFQSGGIIFVPRVQQEIGKINRIPDLKVMPNMTPSREIGVVDVELKVEDHRPLHGSLELNNRSTQSTTGLRLNGALHYDNFWQRLHSISLQYQTSPQKLNEVQVVSGSYTLPAPWNDEQKLVLYGVWSDSQSAFGEGFKTVGKGNIVGARYMLPLAPKDGYSHSFVCGLDYKDFEDTVNLDGVEASKSPISYLPWSFAYSSMLQDGSGFTQFSAALNLAFRNLASDQQEFADKRFKGNGNYIYLTLGVDRMQKLPAGFGLHVKADGQISDQPLISNEQFAAGGMESVRGYRESEKLGDSAFHGSVELSSPDLASFSRYKEKAQCIPYLFYDAALLHLKNPLPAQRPDVVLQGAGFGVRGALMGNLEYQLDWGFALEDTEAVKIGDSHGYFRVKYAF; via the coding sequence ATGATCGGTTATAGCAACAAGAAGGCGGAAATACATCCGCGCACTGTCGGTTTGATCCTTGTGCTCTGCATTTTGATACTGCTGTTTTTCGCTTACAAGGTTCAGGCCGCAGAACCTGCGCCGGCTCAAGAGCAGGAAGCGGTCTTCGAGATCAGCTATATCGTTATCGAAGGGAACACCATCTTTCAGCGCGAGCGCCTGGATGAGCTGATGAAGGGATCGCTCGGCCCGGGCAAGACCTCTGCGGATGTGGAAAAGGCGCGGGACGTCCTGGAAAAATTCTACCATGACGAAGGATATCCGACGGTGCTGGTGAATATCCCCGAACAATCCGTTGACGGGGGCGTGATAAGGCTGCAAGTCATCGAAAGCAAAATCGGCAAGGTTGCCGTCAACGGCAATCGCTACTTTTCGACGGAGATGATCCTGAAGCGGATACCGTCATTCCAATCCGGCGGGATCATTTTCGTGCCGCGGGTTCAGCAGGAGATCGGCAAGATCAACCGGATTCCGGACCTGAAGGTCATGCCGAATATGACCCCCTCCAGGGAAATCGGCGTTGTCGACGTGGAACTGAAGGTGGAGGACCACCGCCCCCTCCATGGCAGCCTGGAGTTGAACAACCGCTCCACCCAGAGCACCACCGGACTCCGCCTGAATGGCGCGCTTCACTACGACAATTTCTGGCAGCGGCTGCATTCCATTTCTCTCCAGTACCAGACGTCGCCGCAAAAACTGAACGAGGTGCAGGTCGTCTCAGGTTCATACACGTTGCCTGCACCGTGGAACGATGAACAGAAGCTGGTCCTTTACGGGGTCTGGTCTGACAGCCAGTCCGCCTTCGGCGAAGGGTTCAAGACCGTCGGCAAGGGGAACATTGTCGGCGCCCGCTACATGCTGCCGCTTGCGCCCAAAGACGGCTACAGTCACAGCTTCGTCTGCGGCCTCGATTACAAGGATTTCGAGGATACCGTCAACCTGGACGGCGTGGAAGCCAGCAAGAGCCCCATTTCCTATCTGCCCTGGTCATTCGCCTATTCGTCGATGCTGCAGGATGGATCGGGGTTCACCCAGTTTTCAGCGGCCCTGAATCTTGCTTTTCGCAATCTCGCCTCAGACCAGCAGGAGTTCGCGGATAAACGTTTCAAAGGGAACGGCAACTATATCTATCTTACCCTCGGTGTGGACCGGATGCAGAAGCTGCCGGCCGGTTTCGGGCTGCACGTTAAGGCTGACGGGCAGATTTCCGACCAGCCGTTAATCTCCAATGAACAGTTTGCGGCAGGCGGCATGGAGAGTGTCCGCGGCTACCGGGAGAGCGAGAAGCTCGGCGACAGCGCCTTTCACGGGAGCGTCGAGTTGTCCTCCCCCGATCTCGCCTCCTTTTCCCGTTACAAGGAAAAAGCGCAGTGCATCCCTTACCTGTTCTACGATGCAGCCCTGCTGCACCTGAAAAATCCGCTACCTGCGCAGCGGCCTGATGTCGTTCTCCAGGGGGCCGGCTTCGGGGTGCGCGGCGCTTTGATGGGCAACCTGGAGTACCAGCTGGACTGGGGATTTGCCCTGGAAGATACGGAAGCAGTCAAGATAGGTGATAGTCATGGTTATTTCAGGGTCAAATATGCGTTCTGA